AAAGGTTCACCACGTATTGATCTTGAGTGATCAGATCATCCACCACAGATCCCAACGTTCTTTCAACTGCTTCAGTATCAATACGCTCTCCCAATTTTAACTGATCGGCCAAGTCTTTAAAAGAGGTTATGATACCTCTATACATCTCATCTGGTACCGCTAATTTTATCCCTGGGGCAATTGGCTCTTCCACTTTAAGGAGCTCTTCATCGAAGTCTATAGAAGTTTTAAGTTGTTCGAATTCGTCTTTTTCTCCTTCTATTGGGAGCCATAAGATTTCCCTCTTTTCGAGGTTTTTCAAAATTTCTTCGTTGAGTCTGGTTCCTTTTGAGAGCAAAACCTTAAAAGAGGTGCCATCGTATAAATCTTCAGCTAAGATATCTCCATCTTTTATATCTTCCAAAGGTTTCCATTCAATTGCTGCCATAATATTTCACCTCGAATTTGTACTCTTTCAATTTTTCAGCGTACTCATCGTTTGGCCCCACCGCGGAGAGTGTCCATCTTTTACACAACAATTCTTGAAAAGTGTCTAAGATATCCTTTTCATCGACGCGATTTAACAAATCGACCATTTCTTCTATTTTTCTTGTTCTTCCAAGTGTGAATTGATCATCGGTCATCATCAACATGGTGGAAAAGGTTGATTCTGTGGAGGTTAAAAGCTTGCCTTCCAATCTTTTTTTACCGTAGTCCAGGTAAGAATGAACGTTCTTCGGAAAATCAGACAAGACTCTTTTTATTCCTTCCATCGCCTCAAGGACCTTGTGAGGAGAGGTGGAAAGATCTATGGAGAAGTACCCGCTCATTTTATTTGATTGGTTAGATGTGGATATGGAATAAACCAACCCACTTTTTTCTCTTATCTCTTCAAAAAGCATTGAGCTCATTCCTCCACCTAGTATGGTAGCTATGATGGCAAGTGGATAATTCTTAGGATTAGATTTTTCAACGGTCGGAACTGCCAATGAAATGCTTACTTGTTTGAGATCTCTTTTGGTTACCACCTTATTGGCAGCTTTTTGACTTTTCGGATCCAATATTGGATGTTTGTCTTCCAATCCTGTTAAATCTCCCATTTTTTGCGTGAACATACCTATGTCACACGCTTCCATGTTTCCAACGATCGAGAGAATCATTCTTGAGGGCACGTAATGGACCTGATGATATTTTTTAAGATCCTCTGCGCGTAATTTTCTTACACTTTCAGCATCACCTATTATGGGACGGCCGTAAGGCTCGTTTTCGCCCCATAACATTTTGAGAAGGTTTGTGCCAGCAAGGTCCATAGGATCATCTTCGTACATGGCTATTTCTTCCAAAACGACATTTTTTTCCATTTCAACATCCTTTTCCAAAAAAAGAGGAGCACTCACAAGATCGTAGATAACGTTGAAAGCCTCACGTGAGGCAAAATCCGGCACTTTTGCGTAGAACAACGTGTATTCTCTGGATGTAAAAGCGTTTAAAGTTCCTCCAACGCTTTCTATCGCTTTTTTCAAAGTGGAACCATCAAAGTTCTTCGTTCTTTTAAAAACAGCGTGTTCTATCAGATGAGAGATACCAGAATTGTTGCTACTTTCGTTTACCGACCCAACGTTAACTCCTATTCCAAGCGTAACAGTTCGCAAAAATGGCATGTCTTTGCCTATGATTTTGGAACCGTTTTCCAAACTTCTTATGAACAGATTACTTTCCATCTTTGTTGTCGCTGTACCTCCCTCTATGTTGAGAATGACTTGAATGGCTTGAGTGGTTTGAATGACTTGAATGGGAATGAGTATCTGAATGGCTGTAACGGGCTTTTTCCTCTTCGCTTAATATTTGCCTAAGTTGAATTTTACCCGTTGGATCTATGCCGGTAACTTCCACGTTTACCTTGTCTCCAACATGAATGACGTCTTTGACGTTTTTAACATGTCTTCCCATCTTAGACACATGCACCAATCCAGTTTTTCCGGCAAAGAGTTCCGCAAAGAATCCGTAAGGTTCTACTCTTGTAACTTTTGCCAAAAATTCTTCCCCAACTTTTACTTCCCTGTTCATGTCCTCTATTTCCTGTATGGCATTATCAACTTTTTCCACGTCTGTTCCTATTACCAAGACGCGGCCATCTTCTTGAATCTGAAGTTCCACATCATGCTTTTCGGAAAGCGCTTTAACGTTCCTTCCGCCAGGACCTATCAGTTCACCTATTTTATCGACAGGTACCATCGTAAGCTTTATTATCGGAGCATAAGGAGAAAGGGTTTCTCTAGGTTCTGGAATCGTTTCATACATGAGATCCAGTATTTTGTTCCTGGCTATTCTCGCTTTCTCCAAAGCGATCTTCATTATCTCCTCTGAGACGTTTCCAACTTTAACGTCCATCTGGAATGCCGTTATTCCCTTTCTTGTACCGGTAACTTTGAAATCCATATCACCAAGATGGTCTTCCATTCCTAATATATCTGTTAAAACCACCCATTTATCTGGCTCGAATATCAGTCCCATGGCAATACCGGCAACGTGAGACTTGGTTGGTACGCCAGCAGCCCTTAACGAAAGTGAACCAGAACATACGGTGGCCATAGAAGAAGAACCGTTTGATTCCAATATTTCAGAAACGACTCTTATGGTATATGGGAACTTTTCTTCCTCTGGAATCATTCTTTTCAGAGCCCTTTCGGCAAGATGACCATGACCTATTTCCCTTCTGCCTGGGCTTCCAAATCTTCCGGTTTCTCCAACACTGTAAGGCGGGAAATTATAGTGGAGCATGAATCTCTTTTCGCCTTCCTGAAGCAAAGTATCTATGATCTGAACATCCATTTGAGCGCCCAATGTTACCACGCCCAAACTCTGCGTTTCACCGCGCGTAAAGAGTGCACTTCCATGGGCACGTGGCAGTAAATCAAGTTCGCATGTTATAGGCCTTATCTCGTCTGGATTTCTTCCATCTACCCTTGTGTTCTCTTCCACTATCATCCTTCTCATGGTGTGCTTGACCATTTCTTCGAATTCTTCGTTGAGAAGAGAATTTATCTCTTTAAGTTCATCTTCTTCGTAAGTGCCTTCGTTTTTCAATTCTTCCATCAGCGAATCGATGATGTCGGTCTTATAAGCTCCTATTTCTTTATCACGCGCCAGTTTCCCATGCGTTAAAAGCCTCTTTTTTAATTCGTTTACGTTAACTTTTTCCTCCAATTTTTTCTTTACATCTTCATTCAGCGTTGGAGGGGTGAATTCAACTTTTTCAACGGTGAATTCAGAAAGGATTTCTTCTTCGAATTCTATTAGCTCTTTTATGGCATCGTGTGCTTTCATCAAAGCTTCAACCATTATTTCTTCTTCAACTTCGTCAGCTTCGCCTTCAACC
This genomic window from Mesoaciditoga lauensis cd-1655R = DSM 25116 contains:
- a CDS encoding M16 family metallopeptidase; translated protein: MESNLFIRSLENGSKIIGKDMPFLRTVTLGIGVNVGSVNESSNNSGISHLIEHAVFKRTKNFDGSTLKKAIESVGGTLNAFTSREYTLFYAKVPDFASREAFNVIYDLVSAPLFLEKDVEMEKNVVLEEIAMYEDDPMDLAGTNLLKMLWGENEPYGRPIIGDAESVRKLRAEDLKKYHQVHYVPSRMILSIVGNMEACDIGMFTQKMGDLTGLEDKHPILDPKSQKAANKVVTKRDLKQVSISLAVPTVEKSNPKNYPLAIIATILGGGMSSMLFEEIREKSGLVYSISTSNQSNKMSGYFSIDLSTSPHKVLEAMEGIKRVLSDFPKNVHSYLDYGKKRLEGKLLTSTESTFSTMLMMTDDQFTLGRTRKIEEMVDLLNRVDEKDILDTFQELLCKRWTLSAVGPNDEYAEKLKEYKFEVKYYGSN
- a CDS encoding polyribonucleotide nucleotidyltransferase, producing the protein MMYRIWKKEFKGNELVIENGKVAKQADGAFVISYGDSKMLVTAVMDKRAKEGLDFFPLTVEYQEKFYAAGKIPGGFIKREGRPSENAILSARMIDRPIRPLFPQGFRVPVQIVATVLSVDPDNPPDILGITGASLALNVSPIPFDGIVAGVRIALIDGEYVFFPSDEKAKGAKIDLVVAGTKEAITMVEGEADEVEEEIMVEALMKAHDAIKELIEFEEEILSEFTVEKVEFTPPTLNEDVKKKLEEKVNVNELKKRLLTHGKLARDKEIGAYKTDIIDSLMEELKNEGTYEEDELKEINSLLNEEFEEMVKHTMRRMIVEENTRVDGRNPDEIRPITCELDLLPRAHGSALFTRGETQSLGVVTLGAQMDVQIIDTLLQEGEKRFMLHYNFPPYSVGETGRFGSPGRREIGHGHLAERALKRMIPEEEKFPYTIRVVSEILESNGSSSMATVCSGSLSLRAAGVPTKSHVAGIAMGLIFEPDKWVVLTDILGMEDHLGDMDFKVTGTRKGITAFQMDVKVGNVSEEIMKIALEKARIARNKILDLMYETIPEPRETLSPYAPIIKLTMVPVDKIGELIGPGGRNVKALSEKHDVELQIQEDGRVLVIGTDVEKVDNAIQEIEDMNREVKVGEEFLAKVTRVEPYGFFAELFAGKTGLVHVSKMGRHVKNVKDVIHVGDKVNVEVTGIDPTGKIQLRQILSEEEKARYSHSDTHSHSSHSNHSSHSSHSQHRGRYSDNKDGK